The genome window ACTTTTCAGAGTCCCCACAAAGGACTTCAGTTTACCCTTCACTGAGGACGGTGCTTCGCCTAATGCATCGGTAGCCTGATACATGGTAGTGCCCAGGCGAAGCTCTTTAATTCCTTCGGCGGCAAGTACCGACTTAATGTCCTGATTGGTTACCTTTTTTAACTCGAAAGCCGCGGTTTCGCTTTTCAGACCTGCCTTAGTGAATAATTCACGAAGGTATGCTCCGACAGTTGCCACCCGAAAAGGCCCCTCCGTCACCAGGAGTACATCGTTCTCCTCAATCAGAACAAAAGCATCGGCATGCTTGAAGGCGCGATCAGTAGGAGCGCTGGTGGATTGATCATTGTCATAGGCCGCAGCGACTTTAATCCCAATAGTGGTCATCTGCTCGCCAGGAACGCCGGCCCCAATCGCCAACCTTAATGACTCACCAGTTTTTGTTTCACGATGACGCACGCTTACAACCCCAAGCGTTGACATGCTTATATCTGTTTCGTCCATACGCCCAAGCTTGGTCATAGCTTGTCGCACCAGCTGCTCGAAATTCTTTGCTGGAGCTGCCCCTTCGAGGTAGGCAACACGGACGTAGTGAATGGTTTTATGGGCAGGACGACGGGACACTCGCAATTACTCCATTTGCTGGCAGATGGCTTCCATCCTGTAGGAATACCTTGTAAAAAGCCACAAATCGAGATGAACCATTAGTCGAAGTGGATGCATAGCAAACAGTTGCGATGCATTAATTTTTTCCTGAGCAATTCTCCTTACGCAACATCCGCTTGGGGAGAGAAACTCAACAGAATCGACGCCCCCTAATAAAACAGGGCCAACCCCTCCTCAACAGCACTGCCCACAAGCCAGTTTAATACTCCCTACTCCACAAACGTACGGCGAAGGCATCTCGGCTGTCCTACTCGCATGCACCGAGCGCCTACGGGCCTCAGGCGAAGGTGCTGATCATCCTTGACCAGATAGTGCATCGCATAGTGGACATGTGAACGGGCCTCCTGATCATTGCGATGAATTACACCGACTCCCAGCCTTCCCTCGAACCTATCCTTGTCCTGGTTGCAGCTATCGAAATACCCCCGCCCCTGGGTCACACGCCCCCATAGCTCACCAATCTGCCGTGCCTTGTAGATATCCCCGCGTATCTCTGCACCATTAAAGAAGAACGCAGCGTGGATGTGATAGCCCCGTCTTTCCCCCTGCTCCACTGCGCAGATAAAGCCGGTCTCATACTTGAAAATCGGATTGCGTTCACGCTCGGCGACGAACCTGTCCAGATCATCAAATACTTGCTCAACACGCTGCCTGGCTTGAGACACCCTGTGGTAATACAGATTGACCCTGACTACGACGGTGCGAGCGTAGCGATCCAGCACAGAGTCCGTATATTCACTGACCCTACTTTCCTGATCCCCTGCCTGGTAACGACGGTCACTTCTCTTGCGCCGATACCATTGCTCCCGAGTCAACTGACGAATCCTCACGACCAGTAGATTCATGCTGCCGCGATGGTCCAGATAGGCTGTTCTCTCTTCATTCAAGCAGACGGGACCGACAGGGCTACGCTCGATCCCGATATGCTGACAAGCCTCCCAGAACGCCTGCAGGTGCTCGCTGTAGCGGTATCGGGAGCGCTCATCAAACAAGTCGATCATTTGCTGGATATCATCGAAGTACCGGGAGAGCCTGGTCGGCAACATCTTCTCGTGACCTGAGCGTGGGACACTGAATCGGAACGCCGGAATATCATGTTGCTCGATGACTTTTACGAGTTGCTCAATCCGGATGGCGATATCGGATTGAGATAGGCTGGTTTGAGCGCTGCTGGTCATGTCTGTGTACCTGGTTGTTGTTTTCATACCAGATACCGTTTGTGCATTTTTTAACCGGCGGCCTACTCCCCAAATGAGCCGTGATCACTGGAGATTGATTACTCTCTGTTCGGTTGCTTACTGATGTCTGTTTATTGATTATCTGGAAGCTATATAACTAGATACAGCTCTGCCGGTAGTGAACGCTCCCGCTCCAGACGGCCTAATCAGAAAGCTATTGCCAAGCCAGGCAGGAAATTGACCAATCGGTCCCATGGGGGAGTTAGCTGAGAACCGCCTGTTCATCATTCGGCATAAAGGCCAGGACCGTCTCTTTGCCGGTCCTGGCCTTTATGCTTGATAGTCCAACCCCTTATCAAATCTCACACGCCCAGATCACGTGCCTCGATCCTGGCCAAGATCCAGTCGTGCACTTCTCCTTCGACCCAGCCAACGCAGCGATCTCCCAGCGAGACTGATTTTGGGAAGGTACCTTCGTCGATGTACTTGTAAATGGTAGACCGGGCCAGACCGGTCGAATTCATGACGTCTTTCAAGCGGATTATTCTCATGAACGGGGCTCCTCTGTTCGTTCAGAGGATTGGCAGGGACGGTAAAAAACTACCGTTCACCGGCGTGCTATTTCGCCAGTAGTATCTGCCCCAGCACATCAACAGACAGTTCACCTCCTGGCGGAGTCAGCAAGCCATACAAACATTGTTCTTCCTTGGATACCGCCGCTAAATCGGTAATTTCTCGAACCTCCACCAGATTAAAAAGCCCACGCTCTACTACATGCAGCGTTTCCGAAAACGCTACGCCAATACGAGGCAACGCCAGAACCGCCCGAGAAGGGTAGAATCCGCCCTTAAAAGCCTTATGAACCGCCTTCCGCACGGGGAGAAGAACGTAGTCCATCGATTTGAAATCAATGCCGGCTATCAAGGGCGATTTGCCCTTAAACCAGCCATTTCTGACATGATTCGCCATGTGATCCGCCTGATCGCACAAGTAGCTGGCAAGCAACTCAGAGCTCCCCGTATCGACAGCACCTGCAAGCAAATCGAGTTTAATTAACTGAACGAGTCCTGGTTTACCCCCACTGCGCATATCCCAATAGTGAGACAGCAGGTATCCAGCATACCAATCCAGCCTGCCCCTCAAAAAACTGGCCAGCCCCTTTTCGTGCTGATCATCAAAGAACTTACGAACACCAATATAACGTTGATTAAACGCCTCCTGCGCTGATGTGAAGATGTCATCCACGTGATCAATCGTGTCCTCCTGTCCAGGAAACCGAGTAACCGACACCAGCAACATCGGCAAGCTCTGTCCACAACTCAATTCCGAGTGGTGCAGATTGAGGTAGTAGATGCTTTTTGTTTTCTTGAAAATGACAGAGCCCGTCGCCCCCGGAACGTAGGCGCGAATCAAGCCACTATCGAGCAAGGTCCTAACTCGGTTTTTCAAGCGCACCTGGCTCAGTCCGGTTATCCGCGCCAGCTCAGCGCTTCCCAGATCCCTTACAACGCCAAATCGGTCTGCGCGAATCAACAGTGCAGCAAGCAGTACGCGATTCACCACGCTCACTCGCCCCTGCCCTCTGCTTGCCCGCACCTGAGCAAGAGGAGCAGTTGCTCTCTGTTCATCTTGCTGTGTGGCGATAGCTGATCGTTGATCAGCCACCTTGAGCTCATGCTGTAGCAGGTGGCGAATTACCTTTTCGTGAACAACCTCTGCCACGTCGTGTCGAGCAACCTGCTCTGCGTAGCTTGCGTCTAACTCATAGTGCCTTTTGGGGCGACCTTGCCCGCTCACCACATCTCGGCGAACCAATACCCCAGCAGCAACCAACGAATTTAAAGCCGTGCCAGCCTGGGTATCGGAGATTCCAAAACGCGCCGCCAGCTCCTTAACGCCCGCACTAATACCTCTAGGAACCAAACCGAGCTCAGCCAAACGGATCAGCAAATATTTCGCCTCAGGGCTGATTCCATTCGCCTCACTGCGCAGCACCGCAAGCAGTATATCGTTCACAAAGTCATCCAATACCCATGAGTGTTTCGATATTTTATCTTAATAATTACAGACTGTTTTTTATAAAAAACAATTACTTAGTAATTTACCAAGTAGATTACTAAGTAATAGAATGAAAAAAATCTAGATGGAAGCGCCATGGACAATCAAAAAGCAGACAGCTACTGGCTCAATCTGGAAGACCCAACTCAGCGCGAATGGGCTCGGAAACACCTACACAACAAGGGGGCGATATACCTAGACCAGCCAATCACATACAAGAGCCTCGATGGATGGCTGCAACAGGAAAGGGACAAAGACTCCGCACTCCTGGTGAGAATGCAGTCGGCCTGGGGCCAAGTTCAGCGAAGGAAAGAGAGCAAGCGGGCAGGAGAGAAAGCATGCAGCTTCGTACTTTCATCTAAGGCAAAGCGTCACCTGGATACGCTGGCGAAGCAGAACAAAGCCGGCATTAAAGATTTCCTTGAGACCCTACTCTCTGATGAGTACGAGCAGGCGAGCCAACAGAAAATCGCGACCAGGGACGCCGCCAAGAAGGCCGCAGAAAAGGAAAAGCTACTAAGGAAGAAACTTGAGGCCATCAACTCCGCTCTCCATGAGTGCATTACAGAACTGACGCAGCGCACCATAATGATGGAAACCGAAAACCTCTCAATCGACGACATCTCTGAAGAGCAAAAGAGCCGAAGCGCAGCGCTTCACTCGGAAACACTAAAAAAATTTATCGCCAAACCGCCGATGCTCCCTCGGGATGAAGTGTTTCCTCGCAGCATGGAAAGACAAACGTAGCCGAGACCCACGATGCGAATAGCACAAGCTCTGTTAGCGATGCTGGCCGCCCATCATGCCCCCCCCCAAGCCACCAAGCAAATCACATTGGCATTCCAAATGGCATTCCAGCCAAAAAACAAAACCAGACTTTCGTTTTTAAATCATAAGGTTGCGCTTCCTGTTCAGATTACCCCGGCGCATCAACAGAATCCGCCCAGTGCGGGTTCTGTTGTCTCTAGGGTTTGAAAAGCCCGACAGGACAGACCTTCAGAATTTTCCTTCAAGCTATCGCGCCCTTGATGAACTAGCGCACCCCGCGCCACAACGCTAACTTCCTCCCGTCGCTCCTAATCAGCGACCGGCTTTGACAGGCCGAAAAGTGTAATCTTTCACACCCCTTGATAAGACGGCATGCTTTACGCATTCCGCCTCGTTCATGGCGGCTGTGCGTGGGGCATCTTCGGGTGCGCCGGGTTCCTACACTTCCGGTCTGTCAACCCGCGTACAGCTGCCACCCATTCCTGTTTGACAAGGGGGCGGTAGCTCCTTAAACAGTGTGGGAGCTTCATCATGAAAAAGATCACCCCCAATCCCCCCTCCACAACCCTCTTCACCCTCGCCCCAGATCTCTCCCCCGAAACCCTGCTAATCCAAGCCAGCGAAACCCTCGCCTCACTCAACGCCGTGACCACCGACCTGGCCTTCGAACTCGAAGGTGCCAGCCGTCATAAGCTGCTGGCCAGCCAGCAATTGATCGTGCTGAGCGAACTGTTGGTAGAGCGAGTACTGGTCCTCACCCAAGACACACAAGCGTTCCAATAATAAAAAAGGCCGAGGAAACTCGGCCTTTTGCTGTCATCTGCCTCAAAAATCCCAGCGCGTCGTCACCATCACATTGCGCGGGTCACCGTAATACGCCGAGTCATAGAACCCGATATTGGTGAAGTACTTCTTGTCGAACACGTTGTTGACGTTCAGCGTGGCCGACAGGTTCTGGGTCAGCTGATAGCGCGCCATCACGTCCACCAGCCAATACGGGTCCTGGGTGAATTTTTCCGAACGACCGCCTCCCGGATAACCCCAGTTGCGTACGGTTTGCCAGCCCGCGCTCTGCCAGCGCGTGCCGCCGCCGAGGGTGAGTTTGTCCAGGCTGCCTTGGAGTTTGTAACTGGTATAGAGGGTGACCTGATCCTCGGGCTCCCAGGTCGCCACTTTCTTACCATCAGCATCGCGGGCGATCTTGTGGGTGTAGCCGGCTTGCAACTGCCAGCCAGGGGCGAGTTCGCCGGAGATTTCCGCTTCGTAACCTTTGGTTTTGCTCTCGGTGCCCATGTACGAATAGTCGACGGCCGGTTGGGAGTTCCAGGCGGTATCGGCGATCGGGCGATTGGTCTCGTGTACTTCGAAGTAGGCGAGGCTGGCGTTCAGGCGGCCATCGAAGAATTCGCCCTTGAGGCCGATCTCGTAGTTTTTGCCTTCGTCCGGTTCAAGCATGGTGTTGGTGCGGTCGCGATACTGGGTTTGCGGCTTGAAGATTTCGGTGTAGCTGGCGTAGGCGGTGAGGTTTTCGTTGAGGTCGTACGTCAGGCCGGCGTACGGCACGACTTTGCCGCTTTCTTCGGTGTCGCTGGTGCCGGTGACTTGATAGTTGGCCACCCGCGTGCCCAGCAACAGGTGCATCGCGTCGGTCAGGCTGAAGCGTCCGGTGATGTAGGTGCCGGTCTGGCGCGTGATTTCATCACTGAAGCGGGAGGCCTTGCCCCATGCCGGTTCAATGGCTTCGCCGTGCCAGTTGTAAAAGTCATAGGAATTGTTGAAGTAGACAGGGTTACGGTAGTCCTTGCCCTTCCAGCGAGAGCTCGACACGGACTGCCCGATCACCAATTCATGCTCACGCCCAAACAGTTCAAACGGCCCCGACGCGTACACATCCAGACTGTCGCTGGTGGTGTCGCCGGTGTATTTGGCGGCATAGATCGAACTGGCGGTGGCGGAGTCCTGGGAGATGTAGCCCAGCGGCGCGTCATAGCCATTGACCTGATGGTTGTACTGGCCTTTGGTGACCCAGCCGTTGTCGAAGCTGTGTTCCAGGGTGGCGAACACGGTGTGGCTGTATTGTTGCCATGAACCCCACTTGGGCCCGTTGTTGAACGAGCGCGGCAGGTCGAGTTTGTTGCCCGTGGCGTCGAAGATGGTGCGGGTGCCGGTCCAGCTGGAACCTTTGGGGTCGCTATCCTGGTAGTCGGCGCCCAGGCTCAGCAGGGTGTCAGGGGTCAGGTCGACTTCGAGGATGCCATAGAGCACGCTGGTCTTGCGCGAGTAGTGATCGAGGAACGACTTTTTGTCCTGGTATGCCGCCACCGCGCGGCCACGCACGTTGCCGGTGTCGGTCAGGGGGCCGCTGACGTCGACCTGGGAACGGTAGTTGTCCCAGGAGCCCGCGCCCAGTTCGATGCTGCTCTTGAACTCGGAGGTCGGCTTCTTGCGGATCAGGTTGATGGTGCCGCCCGGGCCACCGGCACCGGTGAGCAGGCCGGTGGCGCCCTTGAGCACTTCGACGCGGTCGTAGATCGCCATGTCGGTCATGGTCTGCCCTGCCGAGTATTGGGCGTCGCGCAGGGTCGGAATGCCGTCGTACTGGAAGTTCTCGATGGAGAAACCACGCGAGTAATAGTTGGTGCGCTCGGTGTCATAGGTCGACACGGTGATGCCTGGCGTGTGGCGCATTACGTCATCGATGGAGTTGAGGCCGAAGTCATCCATGACCTGGCGGGTGACCACCGAGATCGATTGTGGTGTTTCCCGTGGTGTCAGTACCAGGCGCGTGGCCGTGGCGATGGTGCCCGGGGTATACGAGCCCGTGCCTTCGGTGACCGTGCCGAGTTGGTTGGCGCTGACTTGGGTGGTCTGCAACTCTACCTTGCCGTCCTGGGACAACGGCCTGGCCACCACGCGATAGCCGCCTTGCTCGCGCTCAGCCTGCAAACCCGCCGGGCTCAACAGGCGCTCCAGGCCTTCGTCCACCGAGAAATTGCCTTTCAGGCCTTTGCTCTGAATGCCGGCTGCCAGCGCCGAATCAATGCCGATCATCACGCCCGCTTGCTGCCCAAAGGCCCCCAACACGCGGTCCAGGCTACCGGGCGAAATGTCATACGCCCGAGGTTGGGATTGTTGCTGGGTAGGCGCCGCAGTGGCGGCCATGATGCTGTGGCTTGCGGTTGCCACCGATAAACCGAGGATAACGGTGCGCAAAGCGCTGACGCGGCTGAGCATAAAGACTGTCCTGTCATGAAAGGGTTGGGTGGACGCTTTTTTCTGCGTCTTACCTGTCTTGATGCTTGAGATGGGAAAACCTGCCACGCGGTGAACACTATTTTTCGGTCAGGCGGGCACGACGGTCGCCAGGTAGCCAAACACCCGCTGCACGCGCACGGGCAACACCTTGGCCAGCAGGTCGAGGCTGGCTTCGGGCTGGTCCAGCGAGAACGAACCTGACACCTGCAAACTCGCCACCGCAGGGTCGCAGCGCAGCACGCCACGCCGGTAGCGGTCGAGTTCTTCGAGTACTGCGCCGAGCGGCATGCGCTCGGCGATCAACAGGCCCTGGGTCCAGGCGTCGGCGGTGGATGGCATGGCTGCCGGCTGACTGCTCTGGAGACGATTGAAGGTCAACTGCTGGCCCAAACCGAGTTGCGTGCTGGCACCGTGCAACGGCTCGACAGAGGCGCTGCCCGAGAGCATCTGCACCTGCGTACCCTGCTGGCGAAGCAGGTCATGGCTGATGATGATCTGTGAGAGTGCCGCAGGCCGTACCCAGCCATTGGCAGTCTGGACCGCAATGTCGGCGCGCGGGCCTGTGGTCAACAGCAGCCGACCGAGGTTCAGCGCCAAGTGGGCGCCACGGATATCCACAGCGGTGCGCGTATCCAACTGCAATTCCCCGGCATTGGCCAGGCGCAGGTGCCGTCTCTCCCCGGTAGCGGTGTGGTAATCGCTGAACAGCTCCGGCAACAGCGCCCGCTCGCGCACACTCAGGCCAACGGCGGTGGCCACGCTCAGGCCGGCGAGGCCCTTGAGCACGGTGCGCCGCGACGGAACACTGCGTGCACGCAACAATTGGCGGGCGCTGGGCGCGGGCAATGTGTGCGTGTGGAGGCGCATGTCGCGGCTGAGCCCAGCCAAACGCTGCCAGGCCAACTCATGTTGCGGGTTATCGTTGCGCCACTGCTGGCAAGCCTGCTGCTCGGCGGCGCCGCAGGTGCCCGATTGCAGCGCGACCATCCAGTTCAGCGCCTGTTCCAACACGTGCTCGTCCAGAGGCTGATTATTGGCGGGCTTGAAACGGTTCATGCCGCGTAAACCGCCAGGTAGCAATGGCGATAGGCTTTAAGCATGGCTTTTTGCACCACATTCACGCTGAGGTCCATGTGCTCGGCGATCTGTGGATAAGTCAGGCCATCCAACTGGGACAGCAGGAAGATCTCGCGCACCTTGCTGCCCAACCCGTCCAGCACCTGGCCGACGGCGTCTAACGCCTCAAGCACCAGCAAACGGGTTTCCGGCGACGGCATGTGTTCGGGCTCCAGGATCATCAGCGACTGTTCATACGCTCGCTCCAACGCCTGGCGACGGAAGTATTGCCCGCATAAACGGCTGGCGACAGTCGTAAGGTAGGCTCGCGGCTCACGAAAAACCGGCACGCTGCCGCTGCTCAGGATCCGCACAAAGGTGTCCTGTGCCAGATCCAAAGCCTGCTCCTGAGCCCCCAACTTGCGCCGCAGCAACTGCACCACCCAGCTGTGGTGCTGGGCGTAGAGTTCGCCCACGACCTGATGGGCAGAAGAAGGTGAGGCCATCGGTGTGATATCCAGGGGACGGCTAAGGAAAGTCACACATGATAATACTTCTCATTAGAGACGGGTTAGGAGTTTCTTCCCTGCTTTAGGAAGGTGTTTAGCTGTCACGGATTATCGACATGGGCTACTTGCGCCGACGTAGGCCGCCGGAAAAGTCCTGCAGGTTGGCGCGACTGGGATGAACTGGCGCGGATTGAATTGCTCGAATACGCTTCAAACGACTGCTCGTCTGCCGATGATTGAACGCGATCACTTGAGCACGCACACTCCAGCACGCCAACTCACGACAAGGAGGCCGTTCATGCAAAGCATCATGTCGCCCAGCCCCCTAGTGGGCGTTGGTCTCTATACACCCAGTGAAGCGTCGCTCTACACCGGCATTCCTGCGTCAGATATTCGTAGATGGTTGTTTGGCTATCGTGCCAATGGCATTCATCATCCGGGCCTCTGGCAATCGGAACTCAGGGATGTGAACGATTGCATACTCAGTTTCCACGACCTGCTCGAAATCCGCTTCGTGCACGCATTTCGTCAGCATGGAGTGAGCTTGCAAGCCATTCGCTGCGCCTCTTGGCAAGCCTCTGAACTGTTTGGCCAATCCTATCCATTTACCTACAAACGCTTCCAAACAGACGGCCGCAACATTTTCGCCACTGTTCTGGATGAAACAGGCGACGAGACACTGCTGGACCTGATCAAAAAACAGTACGCGTTCAAGCAGGTGATCAGCCCATCGTTGTACGAAGGGATCGACTACACCGGCAAGGGTTCTGCCCAACGCTGGTATCCGATAAAACGCAGCAAGGCAATCGTCCTGGACCCCGCCAGAAATTTCGGGAAACCAGTACTGACGGGGGCCGGTATCGACACAGCCGCACTGTTCAGTGCTTATGAGGCGGAAGGACAGGATACGAAACGTATTGCCCTGCTCTATGAGATCCCCACATCTGCTGTAAAGGCCGCTATCGACTTCGAACAAAGGCATGCGGCTTGAACTTCCTTCTGGACCACAACCTGCCACCTGCGCTAGCGCGAGCCTTGAATGAGCTTTCACACGTCCATGAGCATGGCGTAGTCCCACTCAAGGATAAATTCCCTCAGAGTGCGAGTGACATTTCCTGGATATCAGTGCTTCGCGATGAAGGCGACTGGGTTGTTATCTCTCAAGATCGATTTACCAAAGGGCATGCTGAAAAACAGGCATTCCGAGACTGCGGGCTGCCCATTTTTTGCCTGGCGAAACATTGGAGCAGCGAGACCTACTGGAATAAGGCACACAATCTTGTTCGCTGGTGGCCGGCAATCATGAAGCAATCAGCGTTGATAAGGGGAGGCGCCGCGTTCAGCGTGCCGTGGCGTTTTTCTGCGCCGGGTAAATTTGACCAGATAAAGATGTAAAGCCTTCAGCGCAAAATAGTCCCTGTCTGGAATCCCTCCGCACTTCCCATTACCCTGACGCCTTCTATCAGACACCCGGAAGTCCGATACCCGTGCTCAAGCCACTCGCCATCCTCACCCTTGCCTGCGCCCCTCTGCTTGCAAACGCCGCCGACCTGGCCGGTGTCTGGACTGGCACCTTGGGCAAGTCCGCGATCACCGCGTGTTTCAACGGTGCCCACGGCGCCAATGGCAGTTACTACTACCAACGCATCCTGACGCCCATTCAGCTCACTCAAGCCAACGCCAGTGAGCCGTGGGCCGAGGAAGGGCAAACCGGGTTCTGGCAGTTGGATGAGCCGCAGGGCGACACGCTGACCGGCACCTGGAGCAAAACCCTCGGCGGTAAAAGCCTGGCGCTGATGCTCAAACGCGCGGACACCGACGGTTGCGCCAGCGATGCCTATAACAATGCGCTTGAAGCCGTGCCACCCGCGGTAAAGGTCGAGCGAAAAACCTTCGCCGAACACGCCTATCAAGTGAAGACCCAAGGGGGCCAGGTCATCCTGAAACTCGAAGGCGACGGTGCGGCCATCGACAAGATCAACCGCGAGCTCGCGCGCATGGCCATCAACCCGGACGGCCAGGCCGATTTCTACAGGGAGCGGCGCAACTCACTGGACCAGAGCGGCGGCACCACCACCAGCGAGATCGCGGTGGAACCGTTCTACTGGTCATCGCAATGGATCACCGTGCGTTTCTATCGCTGGTCGGCGGGCTACGGGCGGGGAGGCATCAGTTGGGGCCTGCACAGTTGGAACCTGCAAACCGGTGACAAGGTCGACCCCTGGACGTGGTTGGGCGGCCATGAGCAATGGGACACGCCCTACTCGGGTCAGGTCAAACTGCCGGCCGCTTTCAGCACCTGGCTGGCCAAGCAGACCACCACGGACGAAGGGTGCCCGGCCGTGACCAGTTATTCCTCGTTCGACTTGAGCTTCAACACCCAGGGCCTGCAACTGTCGACACCCGCCCAGGGCGATGGCTGCGATAACGAACTGAGCTTTACCTGGGAGCAATTGGAGCCTGTGCTGACCCCGCAAGGTAAAGCCGCACTGCCCAGCTTGATGGCGCCGTGACCTACCTTACAAAAAACCCACATTCGTTCACGAAATATTCAGAAACGCCGACGGATACTAGCCCATTGCAATGACCGTTCCCCCGGACGGTCCTCCTGCCCTGGTAGCCACATTCATGACGCGTCCCGTTCCCCTGCTGTTCCTGCTTGCTGGTCTGTTGTTCTTCTTTGCGCTGGGTAACCACGAGTTGCAAGGTTCCACCGAAGCCCGCGTGGCCGGGATCGCCATGGCCATGCACCTGGACAATAACTGGGTGGTGCCCCAGTTGTTTCGTGAACCCTTCCTGGAAAAACCACCCCTGAGCCTGTGGATCGATGCCGGGGCGATTCGCCTGTTTGGCGGCACCACCTGGGCGGTGCGCCTGGCGTCGGCGTTTGCCGGGTTGTTCAGCGTGATGCTGCTTTACACAATGCTGCGCAAGTTCTGCCGACCGCAGACGCTGGCGTTCAGCGCGGCGCTGATCCTGGCGACCATGGCCAGTTATTGGAGCAATGCCCGAGGTGTGGGTGAGGATTCGCTGCTCACCCTCGGCGTAACCACTGCGCTGCTGGCGTTTTACCAGGCCGTGCGACCCGATCGTGAAGGGTCAAGCACCGGCGCATGGGCACTGTTTACCGCCGGGATGGTGATCGCCACCCTCAGCAAAGGCGTGCTGGGCCTGGCGATGCCAGGCATTGTGATTTTTGTGTACCTGGCCAGTACCAGCGTCATGGACAAGCGCCTGCGCCTTGGCGACTGGCTCAAGCCCGCGCTGTTCACCTTGCTGGCGCTGGTGCCATTGGTGATCTGGCTGGGCTTTCTTTACCAGCGCGGCGGCATGCAAGCGGTGGCCGAAGTGCTGTTGACCAACAGTGTCGGCCGGTTCAGCGGTTCGTTTGTCGAGGCGGGCCATTACGAGCCGTTCTACTACTACATCGCCAAGCTGCCGGAGGCATTCCTGCCCTGGAACATCCTGGTGTACCTGGGCCTGTGGCACTTCCGTAAAACCCTGGTGCGCAACCGCTACCGCCTGTTCTTCAGCGTCTGGCTGGTGGCGCAATTTACCCTGCTGACCCTGGCGTCGAGCAAGCGCACGGTGTACCTGATGGCCCTCACCCCAGCCGCAGCCGTACTGGCCGCGGAGTATGCACGGGTGCTGCTGGAATGGCTGAAAGCCCACAAACCTGCGCTTTACACGCATCACAAAACCATCGTGGGTGGCGTTTTCACCCTGGCCATAGGCTGCTACCTGATCGCCGCGTTCTGGTTTGCGCCCAAAGCGGACGTGCGTCAGTCGTTCGTCCCGGTGATCAGCCAGGTTCAGGCGTTCAAGGATGAAGGCAAGGAAGTGGTGCTGTTCCAGCCCAACGAGCGCATCGCCGGGGCCAGCGTGTTCTATCTGCAGGCCTACTTGCCGATCCTGCAAACCGAGGCCGAGCTGCACAGCTACCTCGGCGCCAAGCCCGGCAACGTTGCATTGCTGGACCATACCAACGACCTGACCACCCCGGTGAAGGTGGTCAAGGAAATGGCGATCAATCGCCAGCCTTACTACTTCGTGGAGCAGTAAGGCCGGCACGGGGCATCAGTGCTTGGTGACCTTGTCCAGGTAACCCATGGCAAACGCCGAGATCACGAAGGTCATGTGGATGATCACGTACCACATCAGATGCTGCGGATCGACGTTCTTGGCGTCCATGAAGATGCGCA of Pseudomonas azotoformans contains these proteins:
- a CDS encoding PIN-like domain-containing protein — translated: MNFLLDHNLPPALARALNELSHVHEHGVVPLKDKFPQSASDISWISVLRDEGDWVVISQDRFTKGHAEKQAFRDCGLPIFCLAKHWSSETYWNKAHNLVRWWPAIMKQSALIRGGAAFSVPWRFSAPGKFDQIKM
- a CDS encoding ArnT family glycosyltransferase; its protein translation is MTRPVPLLFLLAGLLFFFALGNHELQGSTEARVAGIAMAMHLDNNWVVPQLFREPFLEKPPLSLWIDAGAIRLFGGTTWAVRLASAFAGLFSVMLLYTMLRKFCRPQTLAFSAALILATMASYWSNARGVGEDSLLTLGVTTALLAFYQAVRPDREGSSTGAWALFTAGMVIATLSKGVLGLAMPGIVIFVYLASTSVMDKRLRLGDWLKPALFTLLALVPLVIWLGFLYQRGGMQAVAEVLLTNSVGRFSGSFVEAGHYEPFYYYIAKLPEAFLPWNILVYLGLWHFRKTLVRNRYRLFFSVWLVAQFTLLTLASSKRTVYLMALTPAAAVLAAEYARVLLEWLKAHKPALYTHHKTIVGGVFTLAIGCYLIAAFWFAPKADVRQSFVPVISQVQAFKDEGKEVVLFQPNERIAGASVFYLQAYLPILQTEAELHSYLGAKPGNVALLDHTNDLTTPVKVVKEMAINRQPYYFVEQ